AATGCCGGTGGGACTTAGTTCCAGGAGGGAGCTGCTTTGCTGAGTCAAAGGAGCTCTAGAACCAGTCATCTGTGGAGAAAGGAGGATTTGAGCAGCCACTTCCTCATGGGACTTGCTTCAGATCTTCACTCTGATAAACACTGAACAAAAACCTCCCTGGATGGCCCTGATAACTTTTGTAGACTCAAATCTCAGTAGTGAAACTTATTGGGTCCAAGAACACTCCTGAAAACATTTAGGATGGTCACATGATTTCTGAGGGGAACAAGGACACTGCGTGGGATCATGCTCCACAATCCTTACAGTAGAGCAGAGAGCATGGCGAAGCCTCCCTGCACCTGTGCATGGACACCATGGCAGTTACTGGACTCTGCTGCATTTTAACTTCACTCTTGGAAAACCAGTACTGTTCTTTCCTAGGTCCTTCCTTCAGATGCACTTTCTTAGGAGGCTAAACTTGTTCTGTCAAGGTGCCGATCAGATCTTCTAGGTTCCATAGGACTCTCCAACCTTGCACTCTTAActtaaataacacacacacacccaccccatTACACAAACTTTTTGTGTTTGAGTATTGTGCCTCTTCAAGTATGTGACATATGTGCGCTTGGGGTCCAGAGGCCAGAGAGTGTTGGGTCCcctgaattggagttacagatacttAAGAGCTGTCAtgtatgtgggtcctgggaactgaacctgggttcttctGGGTCACCTCTCCAGCTGCCCctcatttaataaattaattctgGATGTTGGTACTTTAAAGAATTTTATGTGTCACAGCATATTCTTATGAATCCTCCCCACAGCCACTTAGTGTCTTTTATCTGATACTCTATAAGTCtgggttttttccccccttgagacagggtttccttagacagccttggctgtcctttgtagaccaaggtggccttgagttcagaaatccacctgcctccacatcctgagtgctgggactaaggtaTGTACTACCACAGCACAGCTAAAGAGTCTGTTTTAATGGCCTTGATAAACTTTCTGTTGGGTTTaccaaaacaagaacagaaaaataGCTTGTTGGTTTCATGTGGGTCAAATTTAATGAACTAtcaaagaaaagttaaagaactTTCCCAAAGGCAAATTACATAAAAATTTCCTATCATGCACTAATTTTAGAATGCAGCTTATATAAGGGATTTCTAATTTTTTCCTTATTAAAAAATACCACACCTGCTGTTATCACACAAACCCAAGTGCAGATAAATAAAGAGAGTGGAGGACAGGGCTGAGAAAGATGGAAATCAAACAAACCACACTGCAGGCAGCTGACAGCACAGTGGTTTCTAGCTAGTCCCTGTCTCCCAGTTTAACAGGCACACCCAGTTTCTAGAAAGAAACACCAAAATTACCTCATGGAAGTGACATTGTATTCTGACACCAGTGAACAGAGGGTCAAGGAACATTGGGCACAACACAGTGCTTAGGGGAAAAATACCTAAAGCCTTCAATAGCATGAACAATAGAACACATAAAACGAGGAAAAAGTGAACGCCTGACACACCAACCCTCAAAGACAGATACAGGTCTTTAATTTAAAATAGAGTAACTTTATTCATGGAGAAAACAGCTAATGAAACACCCTAGAGACTTTTAgtcatttaaaacaaattaaaaacctaCTAGGAAGAGTCTATAGATGCAAGATCACCTTGCCCGTCTGATCTTCTACCCTTGGAGTGCACGAGCTACACCTGGCTTACGAGGTGCTGGATACTGAACCCAGGGCTCCGTGCATGCCAAGCATGTGCTCTACCAGCCAAGTGACAACTGTGGCTCCTAGGGACACTTTAATTCCATTGTCTTCATCTGCTTAAGattcctctgtgagagcagagaAGAGTGAAGAGCCGAAGAATTAATTTGACGACTAGGAGGAGGTAGGAATTCTGGTGGCTAGATCATAAGTCACATAGTGCTGGGAAAAACACCATATCCTAACAAACTGAGGTGCTGACTCAGCAcagatgtgtatgtatacacacacacacacacacacacacacacacacacacacacacacacacacacactctctctctccctctctcacttcctccttctcttggATGCTTATGTCTGTGTGGATCATGATACCAATATGgtatgagaaacacacactccTCATAAGAGCTTAAAACTGGATGGAGTAGGACACTTCTCTGGACAAACTCTAATCAGTTTTCGCTCTAAGATGGGCCCAAGGCAGCAACATCATAGATGACTTACTTCTTCCTGTCCCTGTGTGTGGCAACAAAAGCCTGACTGAGTAAGAGAATCTAGCCCCTAAGTTTTAGCTGTTAGGATTTAACCTTTTTCGTTTTACTGGGCTATTCGGGTCATGCAGATGGCACAAACCATCTGCAGCAAtgtctctttttgtctcttcCACGGGTTCTAAAGGAAAGTCCTGGCCTGTGGCCAGTACCTGACGCACAGTCATATTAACTCGAGCAGTTCTCAGgtaggtggcacacacctgccagTCCTCCACAGAACAGGGCTCAACCAATGAGTTGCTAGGGAGGACAGCTGGGAGAGGTGTCTCCAGGCAGTGAGGCAGGCACTCCCCATCAGGATGTGGAAGGACTCGAGGGACCGCATGATTTAACAGGCGGCTGAAACCCGACATTACCATGATGTCACCACTGTGCATAAACATGGCGGTGGGGGCTTCATCTCTCTTGAGGCCACCCAGGAGAAAGATGGCAGACTGTCCAAAGCTACAAAAGAGAGAGGTTTGTGTTATTAGTTACATTAGTGAAAGTACACTGCCAACTATATTCTCTTTTCATTTCAGACAGACATTGTTTCCAAgttcttatatttctttacttAATCTGCAAcagtgtgtggaagccagaggacaactcacAGGAGCCAGTTCTTTCTGCTACACAGCTATCGGGGGTTAACTCAGGATGTGAGTGGTGGCAGGTGACTTTACCTGCTAAGGCATCTCATGATTCTTATTCACTTTTGatctgtgtgcatctctgtggaggccaaaagttAATGCTGATATCTTACATAATTgtgtttccaatttttttattctgttttccaaACGTGTATGGGTGTTGtccacatgcatgtttatacacATGTGCCCACTGTCCTCAGAGCCAGAACAGTGAACCGGATTGCCTGGGCgggagtttcaggtggttgtgagctaccacgcgGGTGCTGAGAATCAACTTTAATAGttatctagaagagcagcaagtagttTTAACCACCAAATCCCTTTAGCtctgcattttaaaatttatacctCATTATTTCTGTCTGTGCATCTAaccatgtgtgtgaatgtgctatGGAGCACACATGGTGGGCAGAGAACACTCAGAAGTTCTCTCCTTCGATCGGGCTTGTTAGGGAAGTGcttctgcccactgagccatctgagcCTTTTAGAAATGTCACCGTTCGTTTCCTTATTTCCGTGTGGCAGTGATGTGGGAAAGCTCAGGTAACTCCTGGAGAGGTGCTTCACTCCTTGTCCATGTGGGCTCTGTCAAAGCAACCTTTATTTACCTGAAATAACTGTGCTCTCCCTCCcggcttcctgcctccatctgctcaGCTGggtctagtcctggaagcttctagcctctgtacaatctagtctaggcctctgagacttgctgctgaataagcttccTCGTACTAgatctttctgagctctggcttgaTGGTTCAACTCAGCAGTCTtagctcaaaactcctctccatgcCGACTGGTTCAATCCAGCTTCTCTCATTATCTTACTGAATTGGTCTCAGACTAACTCTAGtgatctgttctaatcttctggctccttctcatccgTTCTTTACCAGGGTTtagcttgttctttcttcatgtctcttcctctgccttgtgagagttggacatatcctattctgtcaaatctttctctgattcaacactgtctgccactcaattagacatcactattaaacatgggtgcttccttctataaactaactttacctttattttttgGGATTTTGTGTACCAAGGGTAGTCTAcagcacaactagaaacaggtatttttttccccccaagacagggtttctctgtatagccctggttgtcctggtgctcactctgtagaccaggctggccttgaactcagaaatccgcctgtctctgcctcctgggattaaaggcatgtgccaccatttgttgttgttgtttttcagtaaataacacaatcttgggggtcatggtgtgatcaaatatccgGCAACAGGGCTCTAAGACTGAACTTCGGTCAACAGGCTTGCAGCCTttatctgatgagccatctcacaggcctcATCTCCTGCCCCCCACGATTACAAGCAAACACTGTTTCACATGCCTGGATTTTTACCTGggttctgaactcaggttctctagtGCAGCAAGTTACTAAActtactgagctatctcctcagcccaCAAGTCATCACTTTGAAACTATTCTGGCTTGCATTTCTGAGTGACCAGCCTAGGATCTGCTCCTCATACATTACCATGACCGCTGAGAGACCTGCTACAAAATAAAACGTGAGGCAGCAGATATGCAAAGCACGTGCTGAATCTCAACAtagctgggttttgatgatgcatcttttcttttaaaatttcacgCAGGCTTCATGTTTTACTCTGTATGTTGCTCtgcttttagaaaacaaaacaataacaacaaaaactggtTCTAACTCACTTACTATATATAGTAATGACAATATCTCTCATTATGAAACTTAAATCTTTACTAATCTCTGCTTTAAAATGcctcaccaaacaaacaaacaaacaaacaatctgaAATTCCTGAAATTAAGTTacctgaaggacagcaagggttTGGAGTGATCTAGCTCAGATCTGTCCACGTGGATTCCCAGTGTGGAGTCTAGGCGATAGTAATTCAGGATCCCTGCTTCTGCTTGGAAACCCTGAAATCCACAGGCAGTGGCGACTTGCTCTGAGAGGAAAGCCAGGTCAGAAGGGAAAGGTGTATAATGATCTGCTGAGTATTTCTTTGGTAAAAGTagagaaaataggaaaaataaacgATCTCAGACCACAGGAAATTGTCGAATAAAGTCTTTTACCTCACTAACTACTTTTCAAACAGGCACCTATCAATCTCCCTAGCCCATTCTTTCTTGAGTTAAGTTCTCCCAACTCAGCCCCGGCTAGCTGGAACCTGCTATACACACTAGGCCAGTGTTCAACTTGAATGATCTTTCTGActttgcctcttaagtgctggcaaacaagtgtgtgtgtgtgtgtgtgtgtgtgccctgatCCCCTGCTGGGAATCTCCCCACCCTTGAGGCAATatagaaatttaataataaactaTTCACTGTATGGCACACCAGCCATGCAAGGCAGAGGTAAGTCACACAAAACTACACGTtttggcatatatacagaagCAACTTCTCCACCACCCTAGCATATCTGACTCCTAAGCAGCACAGTTCCCTTAAGTTAAAGCCAACCCAGGACTGTTATGACCAAGAGAGCCTAAGGAACAAGACGAGTAATGAAAAACTGCACTATGAAGGAGACAGTCTGAGGAAATCTGAAAGAACTGTCTCCCCTTCACTATGATCGTGGATCACTGAGACAAAGATACTTTATTGGTGAAAGATGTTAGAAATAATTAGGCATGGCATCTTGTACTATCATTTCAAATTTTTGTATGTGAACATTTGTGTTAACATATTTAGATGCGTTTCATTGtgacaatatatacacatacacacacaaataaaatgtatttttttttaaaccacagttATGCCTTAAATCCTCTTGTTTGCCCTCCCTGCCCCTTCCCTCTTCTACTCTCATGACTTCTTCTCATTACTCTTACTTTCTTGGTGATCCAGAGAGTTTTAGCAGCGTTATTTATAGGAACTCTGGTACTTTACCAGTGGCTACTACTAAAGAAAATCTCTTCCTTTCCCAGCAAGCATATAGTTCCACAGGGAGGGTGGGGTTcctattaaacattttaatatttactatAACACTATAGCCAGTTTGCAACCTGGCTTGATGGCTATTTACTTGGTCAATCTGATAAGATGATATGCTCAAAACATCTGGATTAAGTCTGACTTAAATCATGGCCTAGGGAGGATCTTAAATTGGAAATCTTTTCTCAGCCATTTATCTCCATAGCCTGCTTCTGTTTCTCCTAACCCTCACCCTCAGCATATGCTGCTCAAGCACGACAAGTCTGCCATCAGGAGTCAGGGCTTTCTGGACGGTGCATACCTGTAGGTCAGATGCTCCTTCACCCTCCCTTCTTCCTGTGCTAAATTAAACTAaaatcttgggggctggagagatgactcagtggttaagagcactgactgctcttccagaggtccttagtccaatttccacatggtggttcacaaccatctcaaatgggatctgatgccctcttctgatgtctgaagacagttacagtgtactcatatttataaaataaatcttaaactaaAATCTTAACAGGAAACACAATGTTTGTGTTACAACTCCACTAGTGTTCTGGTGTAGTCTAGTTGGAACAAGTCACACAATTATCAAGAATGGAACCAATTGCATGTAAAACAATGCTTTTCTGTGGATGGCTTTTCCTCTTtggttgtttctcttcttttttagtttttatgagacagggtttctctgtgtaacagccccaGCTGATCTGGAacacattctgtagaccaggttggccttgaactcagagatctgcctgctcctgcctcctgtgtGATGGGATTAAAGTCACAGGCCATTCTTAAACTGGAAggttgttgttagagacactaaGGTGCCCTATATTATTTTGAGCTTAAGTCCTTTAGACAATTACTCAGGGCTGCTGTCTAGTCTTGCCCCATTGAGACCTTTAGTCACATCCAAAGGGCCTGCACattgttcttctttcttattgcctatggttttctttgaatattctTGTAGTTATTAGTAATTTTCAATTCTCATTTTCTTAGTAAAGAAAGGGTAATTTTGAAGTATGCAAAAATAATTAGACCAAATGAAAATATGCATTGGTTGGCTTTTGTCAGGCTATCTTACTGCTTAGAACAGTGAGGTATGGCTAGAAAGACTTCACAGGTATCAGTCAGTCAAATAATCTAAGCTTTTACAAACACGGTTTTATGAGTATGAGTGTTTCACCTGTATGCACGTCTGTGTACCGTGTGTGTACTTActgcccagagaggccagaggacagcttcagaTCCTTGGTGGACATGagctaccacatgggtgctgggaatcctcCTGAGGTCAGAGGAAGGATTAGAGATACGTGCTTCCAGCATCACTCTCCAAGGCAGAAGTAAAGGAGGCAATGGTCACAGCCCCTCCTTTAAATGGTACAGTCATGCTCATGACACTCTTTACTATGGCCATGGTATTTCATATTTCATGTTTGTTTAGGAACAAATCCAACCACAGGGGACCAACAACCTATAAATgtacaacaaagaaataaagcaaatacCTTACTGTCCCAGTTATAATGGTAGCCCAGGGTGACCCAACGCAGTCTCTCTAGTAAACTTCGGGGTCTTCGCTTAGTCACTTCTTTAGACCTGCAAAGATTATAACCAAGAGAATttaatcatctttaaaaaaaaagattaatctatttatttatttgagtacactgctagctgttgtgagccttcatgtggttgttggaaattgaattttaggatCTCTGCTTGCTCAGGTCAACCCCccgcttgctccggcccaaagatttatttattattatatgtaagtacactgtagctgacttcagacgcaccagaagaggatgtcagatctcattactggtggttgtgagctaccacgtggttgctgggatttgaattcaggacctttgaaagaacagccagtgctcttacctgctgagccatctctccagccccttggggTTGGTCTGAGGCACTGTATATTCAGttgctgatttctgtgcccacAGATCTGATACCAGTCTGGATTCGAGCACTGTCATGATTATTGAATCATCTTCTCTATCAATACCGtgtaaagaatgttctagaattatctgattggttaataaagagttGATCAGCCTATGGTTTGGCAGAGGAGACAGGAAGCCTGGACTTCTGATCCCAGGGCCAGGGAACTGAGACCACGAGGTTGCCATGAGGGAGCAGACATGACGACACACACGGACCAGAACAAGCTAGGGCAAGTCAGATGGCAAATAACAAGGCTTTAGAGGGTTAGAATAACTCAGAACTTACCTAGCCTAGCCTTGTAGCTTGTTATTAAACTTAATAGGTCTTTGTAccaattatttgggagctagaaGGGGAACTGATGGTTTATGCTTAAATTAGTCTACAGTGTCATATAACAAAGAATTTGATTAAACCCTCAGATTTCCTGACAGCAATCCCACTGTTAATCACGGTAGCCCTTGCATCACACCTGGGCTTATGCTAAGGAGTGATGATTCAGGATGATGGCTGAACCCCACAAAAGCCACCTTGTGGTTAGAGGGGTGAGGCTTTATGTTAAGTGGCACTAGTTGCATTTCCAGAATGTGCGTGGCCTAAAGACTGAATTCAGTCACATGGCtattgacttgtgtgtgtgtgtgcatgcccttagaggtcagaggtcaaattGGGTGTTATTGCCAAGGTGTCTGTCTATCTTGCCTTTACCTAACAGGGGTTCTTGATTAGACTAGCAAGTAAGCCCCTGGGATTACAAGTAAGtgccattatgctttctgttgttgttgaattcAGATCCTCAAGTTTGCGTGACAAACATTTCACCAAGTAAGGTATCTTCCCAGTCTTTGTAAGGCAAGGCTATGCctggcttccccctccccctcaactaaagcaaaataaatcacatgggttctggggaattgACCTGAGGTCCATGTTCTAATAAGGAAAAACTTTCTCTTAGTGCCACCTCCCAAGCTCAAATGACTAATGTTTTAATCATTAGTGACTATTCAACAAAATGCTAAAAAATTTATGGCCACTAGAATTTGGAACTCACTGGCTGGTTTATCAACCAACATGTAGAGTACTCTGTCCTGATTTGATATTGAGGGGCAACCACAgtgt
The nucleotide sequence above comes from Mus musculus strain C57BL/6J chromosome 12, GRCm38.p6 C57BL/6J. Encoded proteins:
- the Alkbh1 gene encoding nucleic acid dioxygenase ALKBH1; translated protein: MGKMAAAVASLATLAAEPREDAFRKLFRFYRQSRPGTADLGAVIDFSEAHLARSPKPGVPQVVRFPLNVSSVTERDAERVGLEPVSKWRAYGLEGYPGFIFIPNPFLPGCQRHWVKQCLKLYSQKPNVCNLDKHMTKEETQGLWEQSKEVLRSKEVTKRRPRSLLERLRWVTLGYHYNWDSKKYSADHYTPFPSDLAFLSEQVATACGFQGFQAEAGILNYYRLDSTLGIHVDRSELDHSKPLLSFSFGQSAIFLLGGLKRDEAPTAMFMHSGDIMVMSGFSRLLNHAVPRVLPHPDGECLPHCLETPLPAVLPSNSLVEPCSVEDWQVCATYLRTARVNMTVRQVLATGQDFPLEPVEETKRDIAADGLCHLHDPNSPVKRKRLNPNS